The DNA window GTTGCGCGCAGCGGCTCGGTATTTCCGTTTCAGGCACAATAGGAGTGCTTATTCTCGCTGTGAAGAAAGGAATCATTTCATTGGAAGCAGGTAATAAACTCCTCCTTGATATGATTCAAAATGGGTATTACTCACCGTATAATTCACTTGATAAATTGCTTTGATTTCCCCGCATTAGAAGACTTAGCTGTCGAAGAAGTAGGTATAGATGATGTTATAAGAAAAATATGAATTTAATCTGATAAAGAAAATCTTTTATACAAAAGACTGTGAAAAAAAGAAAGGTATTTTAATAATATAATGCGAGAGGTGACACCTGTAAGAAAGCTCTCAATGGGACAACGGATGAAATGCGAACTTGCAGCCGCCCTCCTCCACTCACCCAGAGTCCTGTTTCTTGATGAACCGACTATCGGCCTTGATATTATCTCGCAGGAAAAGATAAGGACATACATCAAAGAGTACAACAAGATCAAGAATACAACCGTACTCCTCACAAGCCATTACATGCGGGACGTGGAGAGGTTATGCAACCGTGTAATCGTTATAAACCACGGGAGCATTATATACGATGGGTCTTTCGATGACCTGATGAGTCATTACGGAGACCACAAGATAATAAGGCTCCGATTCTCACGCGAATACAATGAAGGCAGCCTCAGCAAATACGGCGAGATAGTAGAACAGACCATCCACACCGTAGTCCTGAAAACCAGCAAAGACAACATCGCCAAATCCACCGCCACCATCCTCAGCGAACTCCCTGTAGAAGACCTCTCCGTTGAAGAGGTAGGGATTGAGGATATTATAAGGAAGATATTTACGCAGGGGTGATTGGTTTTCCAGTAATAGAGCCTCGAAGTGTAAAGAAAACTGTCAGGACTGTAAAGAAACATGTCACTTATGTTTTAAAAAATATATCCTATTGAAATAACACATTATTTTCAACGTCATCTTTAATTTCATCCTTTTCTAACCTCCCCAAAGTGACAGGAAATTTTACACTATCAAGGTTGGCATAAGCATCCTCTTTTTTGAAAAACTCCTTAATTTCAATATGTTACGATATTGGCATATTATTTGCATAACTATTTATGTCAAATGGTATGAACTATAATAGTAACTCTGAACTTATTTTTTTTGTTAAAAATAAAAAAGAAAGGAGGTGAAAAGGATGAAAAAAATGATTTTTTTATGTTTGATCACAATCACTTTGTTTTTTACACAAGTGGGACAATCTCAGGCTCTTACTATGCTTGGTATTGACCCGCCCGCGAGCTTGCTTGTTGTTCGCGGTGGAATGGAATGGGCATATGCAGGGCCATGTGCTCCTGTTGTCCCAAGTTGCGGAGTTGTATCTCTGCATCATGGTTTTGCTATTCCTACGGTTACTCAATGGACAGCCAGTTTCTCCAGTCTTTCTGATTTCTTAACTGCTTTCAATATTCCTGGTGGACCTGTCCCGAATGCAGCGCCATATTTTAATACAGGGTATGATCATATTGATATAGGTGATGCAGCAGCAGGCTATATTTGGGGATCTCCATTTGCCCCTGATTTATATCATAGTTCAGATCCGGTAGCTGAAGCTTTTCTCGTGAGAGGCGGACATCCGGTACCGGAACCGGCATCATTACTGCTTGTTGGATTCGGTTTAGCAGGAGTTGCCTACTTTAGACGTAAAAAAGCGGCTTAATGTAATTACCACATCTATGCAAGAGCATCGGCTGTTTCTGAATAGGAACAGCCGATTGTGGTACCTAAAAGTAAACTTTATTTAAGAGCCGCCAATATTCAAATTTATACCCATAAAACCTATCTGATTCCTTCAAAACCTTCGGTAAATTTAAAAAAGACCAATATGAGGACTGTAACGCATTTGCATCGCCTGTGTAGTTCCTAATCAGGCAATGCATGACGGGAAAATACTACACAAATGGGAAATATTTAAGAAGAGGTAATTTCACCCTGTATCATCCTTACTGCTTCAACAGGGTCTTCGGCATCTCTTATAGGACGGCCGACCACTATATAGTCAGCCCCTTTTTGGGCGGCGTCATGCGGTGTTACAATTCTGCTCTGGTCATCCCCTTTTACAAGTGACCACAGGGGGCGTACACCCGGGACAACAGTGATAAAATCTTTACCGAATAATTCCTTTATCCGTGACACTTCATGGCCTGAACAGACTATTCCTGAACATCCTGCATCCTTCACCATCTTTGCCCTGTGAAGGACGAGGTCAAGCATGGAGATGTTTTCTCTAATAAGCAGTGTGTCTTTCATCTCTTTTTCACCGAGGCTTGTAAGTACAGTAACGCCGAGAATCTTTGTATTGGGAGATACGCTCTTTGCAGCAGCGGATAACATATTCAAACCATCACAACTATGCACAGTGACAAATTCAACATCTTTAATGTATGAACTCTGGAGTGCACGACGTACGGTCTCAGGTATGTCGTGAAATTTCAGGTCAAGAAAGATTGACCTGCCTCCTGCGTCCAATACCGCCCTGATGGCATCCGGCCCTGCATTTACAAACAGCTCAAGCCCAATCTTAAATACCTTCACATGGTCTTTTAAAAGTTCAACATGCTTTAGTGCCTCTTTAAGGTCAGGTACATCTAATGGAAATATAATCTCA is part of the Nitrospirota bacterium genome and encodes:
- a CDS encoding ATP-binding cassette domain-containing protein, producing the protein MREVTPVRKLSMGQRMKCELAAALLHSPRVLFLDEPTIGLDIISQEKIRTYIKEYNKIKNTTVLLTSHYMRDVERLCNRVIVINHGSIIYDGSFDDLMSHYGDHKIIRLRFSREYNEGSLSKYGEIVEQTIHTVVLKTSKDNIAKSTATILSELPVEDLSVEEVGIEDIIRKIFTQG
- a CDS encoding PEP-CTERM sorting domain-containing protein; the protein is MKKMIFLCLITITLFFTQVGQSQALTMLGIDPPASLLVVRGGMEWAYAGPCAPVVPSCGVVSLHHGFAIPTVTQWTASFSSLSDFLTAFNIPGGPVPNAAPYFNTGYDHIDIGDAAAGYIWGSPFAPDLYHSSDPVAEAFLVRGGHPVPEPASLLLVGFGLAGVAYFRRKKAA
- the pyrF gene encoding orotidine-5'-phosphate decarboxylase — its product is MSTEIIFPLDVPDLKEALKHVELLKDHVKVFKIGLELFVNAGPDAIRAVLDAGGRSIFLDLKFHDIPETVRRALQSSYIKDVEFVTVHSCDGLNMLSAAAKSVSPNTKILGVTVLTSLGEKEMKDTLLIRENISMLDLVLHRAKMVKDAGCSGIVCSGHEVSRIKELFGKDFITVVPGVRPLWSLVKGDDQSRIVTPHDAAQKGADYIVVGRPIRDAEDPVEAVRMIQGEITSS